One Trichomycterus rosablanca isolate fTriRos1 chromosome 10, fTriRos1.hap1, whole genome shotgun sequence DNA window includes the following coding sequences:
- the mrtfab gene encoding myocardin related transcription factor Ab isoform X3, with translation MPPLKSPAAFHEQRKSLERARTEDYLKRKIRSRPERSELVRMHILEETSVEPSLQAKQLKLKRARLADDLNDKISHRPGPIELIHKNILPVPTLIGSPKGEHSSLDEDSSDGLSPDQPGSQDSPLSHAPLHSPSDVHNLNRNPSPTQFLTQPAPSFLNGPDSSPPQNLPSGTLMVTSARPPTGFAKQSQSKSSADRPSQRHKKPKENKPKVKKLKYHQYIPPDQKNDREPPPQLDSSYAKILHQQQLFLQLQIISQQQQHYNYHTILPAPPKITAEQQQQPSNSGPSPSRSVSTSCPAPSNRQSQPGPVVAKPGMLPANLDEFKVAELKQELKLRGLTVSGTKNDLIERLKNYQEQNSGAGAVKMVPASPQGATTPSSSSVPVTHQSKDTLGKVAAYPVTGTNGLQSAAPAQIMRFSSTSSSPPVSPAPSDRSLTGTSADEASCNGDVFGEMVSSPLTQLSLQASSEHLSPVKEEPVGQLRPSCCLSFPTAVPSRPKISMPPLAPQLDKDQMLQEKDKQIEQLTRMLRQKQQLVETLRSQLEQGKRAVTTESPDVSIKVERPALTNGEVVKVKEEAKEDMETSAEPQTQRKMQTQCSQQTLFKLQQIHRLQMQQQQQQTADQSKQLQRQKIQVLQQQKLQQLIIHQSQQKQIQANQKKQQRPQKQQQQQKQQPLQTQQISQVFVNQQTGTQVTTSFPMDLLKAHSAPTLVTDGNGNHYLIALTHNSVENLNGEAQQNKTSGRVTLQRLQSTPVKLPNQSAPDVVSPVNQSQQPQQTSPVKQPTKAQKTGLHLNTPLVQEQSQPVSAPPNLQPFFLSEEPRALVEPNSPLSLKGEVGASFDRHTLFTPPSPKLPSNNLHYVKENGSNNHHIDDLFDILIKSGEISAGFKANPDPSLSELHSSPATPSPSSSPLHLSPPTPPADPTPAYQPTDAHHQPGSETGRLEDFLESTTGSPLIGVEPDGPLTLIDDLHNQMLSTSSILDHTPTPMDTSELSFSPHPSSLDFEDGMDWLDLSMGGGNSGGGTVLVPLGSHTPPSVFSADFLDSSDLQLHWDSCL, from the exons ATGCCGC CGCTGAAGAGTCCTGCTGCCTTTCATGAGCAGAGAAAAAGTCTGGAGAGAGCTCGG ACTGAGGACTATTTGAAGAGGAAGATCAGGAGTCGTCCAGAGAGGTCAGAGCTGGTCAGGATGCACATACTTGAGG AGACTTCAGTAGAGCCCTCTCTTCAGGCCAAACAACTCAAACTGAAGCGGGCTCGTCTGGCCGATGACCTCAATGACAAAATCTCTCACAGGCCCGGCCCGATTGAGCTCATCCACAAGAACATCCTGCCTGTCCCCACACTAATAG GTTCTCCAAAGGGTGAGCATTCCTCATTGGACGAGGACAGCAGTGATGGGTTGTCACCTGATCAGCCTGGAAGTCAGGACTCCCCGCTCAGCCATGCACCTCTGCATTCCCCCTCTGATGTGCACAATCTGAACAGGAACCCCTCACCCACACAG TTTCTCACTCAGCCCGCACCATCTTTTCTTAATGGCCCTGACTCCTCCCCTCCACAAAATCTGCCCAGTGGAACCCTGATGGTTACAAGTGCCCGTCCTCCCACTGGATTTGCCAAA CAGTCCCAGTCAAAGTCTAGTGCCGATCGGCCCAGTCAGCGTCATAAGAAACCTAAAGAGAACAAGCCCAAAGTAAAGAAGCTCAAATATCACCAGTACATTCCACCTGATCAGAAGAACGACCGCGAGCCTCCTCCCCAGCTGGACTCATCTTACGCTAAGATCCTTCACCAACAGCAGCTCTTCCTTCAGCTCCAGATCATCAGCCAACAACAGCAGCACTACAACTACCACACTATCCTACCCGCTCCGCCCAA GATTACTGCTGAGCAGCAACAACAACCATCAAATTCTGGCCCGTCACCTTCTCGATCAGTTTCCACATCCTGTCCTGCCCCATCTAATCGTCAGAGTCAACCAGGACCAGTAGTTGCCAAGCCAGGCATGTTGCCTGCAAACTTGGATGAATTCAAA GTTGCTGAGCTCAAACAGGAGCTGAAACTAAGAGGCTTGACTGTGTCTGGTACCAAGAACGACCTCATAGAAAGACTGAAGAACTACCAGGAACAGAATAGTGGGGCGGGAGCGGTGAAAATGGTTCCAGCTTCACCTCAGGGGGCAACGACACCATCCTCCAGCTCTGTTCCTGTCACCCACCAATCCAAGGACACCCTTGGAAAAGTGGCAGCTTATCCAGTGACGGGGACCAACGGGCTCCAGTCTGCAGCCCCGGCTCAAATCATGCGCTTCAGCAGTACGAGCTCTTCCCCTCCTGTGTCTCCTGCTCCGTCCGACCGTTCGTTGACTGGAACGAGTGCTGATGAGGCCAGCTGTAATGGGGATGTGTTTGGAGAAATG GTGAGCTCACCTCTCACTCAACTCAGTCTGCAAGCATCCTCAGAGCACCTGTCCCCAGTCAAGGAGGAGCCTGTTGGACAACTGCGTCCGTCATGTTGCCTATCCTTCCCCACCGCTGTCCCTTCTCGGCCTAAAATATCCATGCCGCCGTTAGCACCCCAGCTGGACAAAGATCAAATGCTGCAAGAGAAAGACAAGCAGATTGAGCAGCTGACCCGAATGCTGAGGCAGAAACAGCAGCTGGTGGAGACTCTGCGCTCACAGCTTGAACAGGGCAAGCGTGCCGTGACCACAGAGAGCCCGGATGTCTCGATCAAAGTGGAAAGACCAGCCCTGACAAACGGTGAGGTGGTAAAGGTGAAGGAGGAAGCAAAGGAGGACATGGAGACGTCAGCGGAACCACAGACGCAGAGAAAGATGCAAACCCAGTGCTCTCAGCAAACGCTGTTCAAACTGCAGCAGATCCACCGACTGCaaatgcagcagcagcagcaacaaaCTGCAGATCAGTCTAAACAGCTGCAGCGGCAAAAGATTCAGGTACTGCAACAACAGAAGCTGCAGCAGCTGATTATCCACCAGAGCCAACAGAAGCAGATACAGGCCAATCAGAAGAAACAGCAGAGGCCAcaaaagcagcagcagcagcagaaacaACAACCGTTACAGACACAACAG ATCTCCCAGGTGTTTGTCAATCAACAAACCGGCACGCAAGTGACCACATCTTTCCCAATGGATCTTCTTAAAGCTCATTCAGCGCCCACTCTAGTCACGGATGGCAATGGCAATCATTACCTCATTGCACTTACCCATAACAGTGTGGAGAACCTGAACGGTGAAGCTCAGCAAAACAAAACCAGTGGCCGGGTCACTCTACAG AGATTGCAGTCCACTCCTGTCAAGCTTCCAAATCAATCAGCCCCTGATGTGGTTAGTCCTGTGAACCAGTCCCAACAGCCCCAACAAACATCCCCTGTCAAACAGCCCACAAAA GCCCAAAAGACAGGATTGCACTTAAATACACCTTTGGTTCAGGAGCAGAGTCAGCCCGTATCAGCCCCACCCAATCTTCAACCATTTTTCCTAAGTGAAGAGCCCCGCGCTCTTGTTGAACCCAACTCGCCCCTTTCTCTCAAG GGAGAGGTGGGTGCAAGCTTTGACCGGCACACCTTGTTCACCCCTCCTTCTCCAAAACTGCCATCCAATAACCTTCACTATGTCAAA GAGAACGGTTCCAACAATCACCATATAGATGACCTGTTTGACATTCTTATTAAGAGTGGAG AAATCTCAGCTGGCTTCAAGGCCAATCCAGACCCTTCCCTTTCTGAGCTGCACTCCAGCCCTGCAACTCCTTCTCCATCCTCCTCCCCACTGCACCTGTCACCCCCCACCCCTCCAGCTGACCCCACCCCAGCCTATCAGCCTACTGACGCTCATCATCAACCCGGCTCAGAAACGGGTCGTCTAGAGGACTTCCTGGAAAGCACCACGGGGTCACCACTGATCGGAGTGGAGCCCGACGGTCCGCTCACGCTGATCGACGACCTCCACAACCAAATGCTGAGCACTTCCAGTATTCTTGATCATACCCCTACCCCAATGGACACCAGTGAGCTGAGCTTCTCTCCCCACCCGAGCAGCCTGGACTTTGAAGATGGCATGGACTGGCTAGACTTATCCATGGGTGGAGGAAACAGCGGAGGGGGGACTGTCCTGGTTCCTCTGGGCTCACACACACCCCCAAGTGTTTTCTCAGCAGACTTTTTGGACAGTTCAGACCTGCAGCTGCACTGGGACTCTTGTCTGTAG